A window of Castanea sativa cultivar Marrone di Chiusa Pesio chromosome 1, ASM4071231v1 contains these coding sequences:
- the LOC142609936 gene encoding cellulose synthase A catalytic subunit 1 [UDP-forming] yields MEANAGMVAGSHKRNELVRIRHDSDSGPKPLKNLNGQICQICGDSVGLTATGDVFVACNECAFPVCRPCYEYERKDGNQACPQCKTRYKRHKGSPRVDGDDDEDDIDDLDNEFNYTQGNSKARRQWQGEDAEHSSSSRHESQQPIPLLTNGQPMSGEIPCVTPDNQSVRTTSGPLGPSEKNVHSLPYIDPRQPVQVRIVDPSKDLNSYGLGNVDWKERVEGWKLKQEKNMMQMTSRYTEGKGDLEGTGSNGEELQMADDARQPLSRVVPIASSYLTPYRVVIILRLIILGFFLQYRVTHPVNDAYPLWLTSIICEIWFALSWLLDQFPKWFPINRETYLDRLTLRYDREGEPSQLAPVDIFVSTVDPLKEPPLVTANTVLSILAVDYPVDKVSCYVSDDGSAMLTFESLSETAEFARKWVPFCKKHNIEPRAPEFYFCQKIDYLKDKIQPSFVKERRAMKREYEEFKVRINALVAKAQKTPEEGWTMQDGTPWPGNNPRDHPGMIQVFLGHSGGLDTDGNELPRLVYVSREKRPGFQHHKKAGAMNALIRVSAVLTNGAYLLNVDCDHYFNNSKALKEAMCFMMDPAYGKKTCYVQFPQRFDGIDLHDRYANRNIVFFDINLKGLDGIQGPVYVGTGCCFNRQALYGYDPVLTEEDLEPNIIVKSCCGSRKKGKNGNKKYIDKKRAVKRTESTIPIFNMEDIEEGVEGYDDERSLLMSQKSLEKRFGQSPVFIAATFMEQGGIPPTTNPATLLKEAIHVISCGYEDKTEWGKEIGWIYGSVTEDILTGFKMHARGWISIYCMPPRPAFKGSAPINLSDRLNQVLRWALGSIEILLSRHCPLWYGYNGRLKPLERLAYINTIVYPLTSIPLIAYCMLPAFCLLTNKFIIPEISNFASMWFILLFVSIAATGILELRWSGVSIEDWWRNEQFWVIGGTSAHLFAVFQGLLKVLAGIDTNFTVTSKASDEDGDFAELYVFKWTSLLIPPTTVLIINLVGIVAGVSYAINSGYQSWGPLFGKLFFAIWVIAHLYPFLKGLLGRQNRTPTIVIVWSILLASIFSLLWVRIDPFISSSARAAANGQCGINC; encoded by the exons GCCTTACAGCTACTGGTGATGTCTTTGTCGCTTGCAATGAATGTGCCTTCCCTGTTTGCCGGCCTTGTTACGAGTATGAGCGGAAAGATGGGAACCAGGCTTGTCCCCAGTGCAAGACTAGATATAAGAGGCACAAAG GGAGTCCTCGAGTGGATGgagatgatgacgaggatgatATTGATGATCTAGATAATGAGTTCAATTACACCCAAGGAAATAGCAAGGCAAGACGCCAGTGGCAGGGGGAAGATGCTGAACACTCTTCTTCCTCGAGACATGAATCTCAACAACCGATTCCCCTCCTCACCAATGGGCAGCCG ATGTCTGGTGAAATTCCATGTGTTACACCTGACAACCAATCTGTGCGAACCACATCAGGTCCTTTGGGACCCTCAGAAAAGAATGTTCATTCCCTTCCTTATATTGACCCAAGGCAGCCAG TTCAGGTGAGAATAGTGGACCCATCAAAGGACTTGAATTCTTATGGGCTTGGAAATGTTGACTGGAAGGAAAGGGTTGAAGGTTGGAAGCTCAAACAGGAGAAAAATATGATGCAGATGACCAGTAGATACACTGAAGGGAAGGGAGACCTGGAAGGCACTGGTTCCAATGGAGAAGAACTGCAAAT GGCTGATGATGCTCGGCAACCTTTGAGTCGCGTGGTGCCCATCGCTTCCTCGTACCTGACACCTTATCGCGTTGTCATCATATTGCGGCTTATTATTTTGGGCTTCTTCTTACAATACCGTGTTACTCACCCAGTGAATGACGCATACCCGTTGTGGCTAACATCAATTATCTGTGAGATCTGGTTTGCTCTATCCTGGCTTCTGGATCAGTTCCCAAAATGGTTTCCAATTAACCGTGAGACCTATCTTGACAGGCTTACATTGAG ATATGATAGGGAAGGAGAACCATCTCAGCTGGCTCCTGTAGACATTTTTGTTAGTACAGTGGATCCCCTAAAAGAGCCTCCTCTTGTAACAGCAAACACCGTTTTGTCCATACTTGCTGTGGATTACCCTGTTGACAAGGTCTCTTGCTATGTATCAGATGATGGTTCAGCAATGTTGACCTTTGAATCCCTTTCTGAAACTGCGGAGTTTGCAAGGAAGTGGGTGCCCTTTTGCAAGAAGCACAACATTGAGCCTAGGGCCCCTGAGTTTTACTTTTGCCAGAAAATTGATTACTTGAAAGACAAAATACAACCTTCATTTGTGAAAGAGCGCCGGGCGATGAAG AGAGAATATGAAGAATTCAAGGTACGAATCAATGCCCTAGTGGCCAAAGCACAAAAGACACCAGAAGAAGGTTGGACAATGCAAGATGGCACTCCATGGCCTGGAAACAATCCTAGGGATCATCCAGGAATGATTCAG GTGTTCTTAGGCCACAGTGGCGGGCTTGATACTGATGGGAATGAGCTACCACGACTTGTTTATGTTTCTCGTGAAAAGCGACCTGGCTTCCAGCATCACAAGAAGGCCGGAGCAATGAATGCATTG ATCCGAGTTTCTGCTGTCCTAACCAATGGTGCATACCTCCTGAACGTTGACTGTGATCACTACTTTAATAACAGCAAAGCTCTTAAAGAAGCCATGTGTTTCATGATGGATCCTGCTTATGGAAAGAAGACATGTTATGTACAGTTCCCACAGCGTTTTGATGGCATAGACTTGCACGATCGATATGCTAACCGCAATATCGTCTTCTTCGAT ATCAACTTGAAAGGGCTGGATGGCATCCAGGGTCCTGTCTATGTGGGAACTGGTTGCTGTTTCAACAGGCAAGCTCTATATGGGTATGATCCAGTTTTAACCGAGGAAGATTTGGAACCAAACATTATTGTCAAGAGTTGTTGTGGTTCTAGAAAGAAGGGAAAGAACGGCAATAAGAAATACATTGACAAGAAGAGGGCAGTAAAAAGAACTGAATCCACTATTCCCATTTTCAATATGGAAGACATCGAGGAGGGTGTTGAAG GGTATGATGATGAGAGATCACTTCTTATGTCTCAGAAGAGCTTAGAGAAGCGTTTTGGTCAGTCTCCAGTTTTTATTGCAGCCACCTTCATGGAACAAGGAGGCATTCCACCTACAACCAACCCTGCGACCCTTTTAAAGGAAGCAATCCATGTTATCAGCTGTGGATATGAAGACAAGACTGAATGGGGAAAAGAG ATTGGATGGATCTATGGTTCTGTCACAGAAGATATTTTAACTGGGTTTAAGATGCATGCCCGTGGTTGGATCTCAATCTATTGCATGCCTCCCCGCCCGGCATTTAAGGGGTCTGCTCCAATCAATCTTTCTGATCGGTTAAACCAGGTTCTTCGATGGGCCTTGGGATCAATTGAGATTTTGCTGAGTAGGCATTGCCCCTTGTGGTATGGCTACAATGGGAGGCTGAAGCCTTTGGAGAGACTGGCATACATAAATACTATTGTGTATCCCCTTACATCAATCCCACTTATTGCGTACTGTATGCTTCCTGCCTTTTGCCTTCTCACTAACAAATTCATCATTCCTGAG ATAAGTAATTTTGCTAGCATGTGGTTTATTCTCCTCTTTGTCTCCATTGCTGCTACTGGAATTCTTGAGCTTAGGTGGAGTGGGGTCAGTATAGAGGACTGGTGGAGGAATGAACAATTCTGGGTCATTGGTGGTACATCAGCTCATCTCTTTGCGGTCTTCCAAGGGCTCTTGAAGGTGCTTGCTGGGATTGACACTAACTTCACTGTCACTTCAAAGGCATCTGATGAAGATGGGGACTTTGCAGAGCTTTATGTGTTCAAATGGACATCACTTCTCATCCCTCCAACCACAGTCCTTATTATCAACTTGGTAGGTATTGTTGCTGGTGTTTCATATGCCATAAACAGTGGATACCAGTCTTGGGGTCCCCTCTTCGGCAAGCTGTTTTTTGCCATATGGGTCATTGCCCATCTGTATCCATTCTTGAAGGGTTTGTTGGGTAGGCAAAATCGTACCCCAACAATTGTCATTGTCTGGTCTATACTTCTTGCTTCCATATTCTCCTTATTATGGGTGCGGATCGATCCCTTCATCTCCAGCTCAGCAAGGGCTGCCGCGAATGGTCAATGTGGCATTAACTGTTAG